The nucleotide sequence ACCGGCACCTTCAAGTACAAGAAGGTCGACCTGAAGAAAGTCGGCTTCGATCCGCAGGCGACCGACGATCCGCTGTTCGTCCGCCTGCCCGGCAGCCACGCCTATGCAGAAATTGATGAGGTCCTGCATCGCGCGATTGGCAACGCTGACTACGGGTTTTGATCGACACCCGCAGCCCAGGCTGGGTCGCGGCTGAACTGCCGATACCCAGCGTTTCACGTGTCAGCCGGCGTAAGCCCGCTCCAGCTCGGCGATATCGAGCTTTTTCATCTGCAGCAAGGCCGTCATGACCCGCTGGGATTTTTCCCGGTCGGCGTCGCTGACCAAGTCCATCAACGTGCTAGGCACGATCTGCCAGGACACTCCGTATTTGTCCTTGACCCAGCCGCACTGCTGCGCTTCGACAGGGCCGCCCTCGGCAAGCCGCGCCCAGCAGTAATCCAGCTCTGCCTGCGTGGCGCAGAACACTTGCAGCGAAATGGCTTCGTTAAAGGTGAATACCGGCCCGCCATTGAGCGCGGTGAATAGTTGGCCGTCCAACTCGAAGGCAACGGTCATCACCGAGCCTGCTGGCCGGCCATGGATCTCCTGCCCGGCCTCACCGTAGTGGCTAATCGTGACGATGCGCGAATTATTAAAGATGCCGGTGTAGAACTTCGCGGCCTGTTCGGCCTGGTCGTCGAACCATAGGCAGGGACTAATCTTCTGCAACGCTGGCATGGCACGCTTCCTCGGATGGAGTCGGGCCACTGTGGCCGCGATTACCAGTTAGTGGCCTGTTTGGTTAATTCAGTTAGTCAATTTCGGCGCCTGAGACCCTGATACTGCGTTACCGCTCCTCGCCATAGCCCTGCTATGACTCGTCGCGGCGCCTTGTCTCAGAGCCTCAGCCATCCGAACTTGAGATAACCAATTAACCGCACAGGCCACTAGTCGTTTGTGCTGCCCGCAGATCGACAACCCTACTCAGCAGCGTCGCTATTGCTTGAACTCGAATTGCAGTTCCGCACCTTCGACGGAGCGTAGATAGTCGTCTTCCCGATCATTGGTGATCAGTTTGCCATTCAGTTGGAAAGGCCCCTCGCTCGGCTCTTTGGGCGCGAACATGGGCGGTAGCAGCGGCTTCGGCTCTTCCGGCACGGGTACCTCGTGCTCCAGGCTATCCACCAACTCCTTGGGCAGACGCAGGTCGAGCGTGGCTTGCGGCAATGGCTTTTCTTGCGCGGACTTGGGCGCCTCTTTGACCTCCAAATCCGGCTTGGCGACCTTGGATTCCGCCGGTTTCTCCGCGGGTTTGTTAGCCAAACCGGGGTCGAGGCTGGCCTTAGGCACCGGCGTTTCCTCCACCGAGGCAGGCGCCTGCTTAATTACCAGTTCCGACTTGCCGGCCTCCTGCGGCGCAGTCGTCGGTGGTTTCGGCACCGGTGCACTGGGCGGCACCTTGGGCACTGGCGGCACACCATCGTCGCAAGCACCAAGGGCCAGGACCATCAACAGCAGACCAAGGGTTCGTTTCGCGCTCATCAAAGTTCATCTGCAGGCAAAAGACGCCTATATGCTGGCCCGCCATAGCCGTGCTGACAAGCTCTCAAGGCTGCTGTTCCAGAGCTTTCAGAGCGGCGGCGATATCCAGTTGCGGGTAGTCGCGCTGCAGTTGCTGGCGCAGCGCTTCGGCCTGCTTGTCCTGTCCGCTGCGACGTAGCTGCAACAGCCGGCGCAGACTGTCTTGCGGCTCGTCCACCTGAGTGTCCGCGAATGCCGACGGCGCTGGTTCGGCGACCACCGGCTTGCGCATTTCCCGCTTGGCCTGCGCTTGTGCGGGCGACTCCAGGGCCTTGGCCTGGCTGGCCATCTCGGCCTGCGACTCACGTAACGGCGCGCTGGCAGGACTTGGCGCTGGCGGAGCGCTCATGGGTGCGGGCATCGCGTCGTAACTGGCCGGCGCCTGTTCCAGCGTGCGCCAGGTCAGGCTGATGCCAATCCCCAGACACGCCACGCCGGCCAGCGCCAATGGCCAACGCTGGCGTCGCGCATTGCCGCCCGATAACCAGGTGCTCGTGCGCTGCAGCCAGTTCGGTGCGCGTTCGGTCGGCCGCTGTGCACGGGCCGCCGCGAGGATGCGTGCATCAATCTGTGCCGAAGGTTCACCCTGGCTGTGCGTGCGGAAATGGCCGAGCAATTGCTGCTCCAACTGCCGTTCGTTGTCCGACTGGTGTTGATCATGGTTCATACGGATAACTCCTCGGCGACGGTCGGATCGGCGAGCAAGCGCCGCAGCTTTTGCACGGCATAGCGCAGCCGGCTTTTCACCGTTTCCGCCGGGGTGTGGGTCAGTTCGGCAATCTCGCCCAGCTCCAGATTGCCATGCGCACGCAACAGAAAAACCTCGCGCTGTTCGGCCGGTAGATCGTCCAGCGCGGCCTGCAACCGCTGCTGATCCCGCGCCAGGCCGAGCTGCTGATCCGGGCTGGAGGACGTATCGGGTTCGCCGTGCTGCTGCTCGTCATATTGGTCATGCAGCGCCTGATGACGACCTTGCTTGCGCCAATGGTCGATCAATCGATTGCGGGCGATCTGATACAGCCAGGTCTTGAACTGCACCGCTTCGCGCAATTCGCTGTCGCTACGAATCAGGCTCAGCCAGGTGTCCTGGAACACCTCTTCGGCCAGCGCCGGGTCGCCGCACAGGCCGCAAAGGAAGCGAAACAGGCCAAGCCGATGGCGCGCATACAGCACGCCAAAGGCCTCGCTATCGCCACTCCGGTAACGCTGCAGCAGCTGCGCGTCGCCGGGCATTACGCTTGGGACAGTCACATTCACTGGACCTTGCTGGTGGTTGGAAGGCTTGCGCTGGACGTATTGCCCGTTGAAGTGTGCAGACTGCCGGCCAGCTCGGCCAGTTGAATGAACTCAGCGCGTAAGCCGAAGCGATCGTCACCCTTGGCGGTCCGGGCCAACGCAATCGTCTCGGCGAAGTCGAAGGCGCCGGTGTATTGACCACCCTTGAGTTGCTGAGCGAAAGCGGCCACCGCCGCGGCAAAGCGCAAATCATCGCTGGATTCGGCTATCGGTTGCACTGCTGCTGCCTTGATCGGCACTTCGAGCAGCTTGCTAGCGCCACCCTGCGGCGCCTTGTAGCGGATGCGCAACCACGCCAGCTCGGAATCCGTGGACGCAGACGCCTGGGCGCGCTGATAGCGCAGCGGCTCCAGCCAACCCTTGGCGCCGACCGGGACTATTTCGTACAGCGCAGTGACTACGTGGCCGGCACCAATTTCTCCAGCGTCGACTTTGTCGTTGCTGAAATCTTCCCGCTTGAGCGCGCGGTTTTCATAGCCGAGCAGACGGTACTCGCTGACCTGTGCGGGATTGAATTCGACCTGCAACTTGACGTCCCTGGCCACCACCGCGAGCGTCGAGGCCAACTGCTCGACCAGCACCTTGCGTGCCTCGCGCAGGTTGTCGATATAGGCGTAGTTGCCGTCGCCGGCATCGGCCAGCTGCTCCATCAGCCGCTCGTTGTAGTTGTCAGTGGCAAAGCCCAGGGTGGTCAGCGACACGCCGCTTTTACGCTTGTCGGCGGCCAATTGCTTGAGGGTTTCGAAATCACTGATGCCGACGTTGAAGTCGCCGTCGGTGGCCAGCAGGATGCGGTTGATGCCGCCTTCGATAAAGCCTTGCTGGGCCTGTTGGTAGGCCAGCTTGATGCCCGATTCGCCGGCGGTCGATCCGCCCGCACTGAGTTGTTCGATGGCGGCGTGAATCTTCGCCTTGTCGGTGCCTGACGTAGGTTGCAGCACCACTCGCGACTCACCGGCGTAGACCACCAGCGAGACCTTGTCTTCGCCGCGCAACTGATCGACCAGCAGCTTCAAGGTGCTCTGCACCAGCGGCAGACCTTCGCGACGATCCATCGAGCCGGATACATCGACCAGAAACACCAGGTTGGCCGGCGGCAGGCGCTCAATCGTGGTGTCCGAAGCCTTGATCGCCACCCGCAGCAACCGCGACTGCGGATTCCACGGGGTAATCGCCAGTTCGGTGCTCACGCCGAACGGCGCGTCACCGAACAGCGCGTCACCCTGCGGCAGCGGATAGGCATAGGGGAAATAGTTGACCAGCTCTTCCAGGCGCACCGCTTCTGCCGGCGGCAAACGGCCGTCATTGAGAAGGCGCCGCACATTGGCATAGCTGCCGGTATCCACATCGATGCTGAAGGTCGACACCGGCGCGTCGGCTACTGCCTGTACCGGGTTGTCGGCGAGCTGTTGATACTGCTCGCGGTAGACGTCGCGATAGCCGCTGGTCATGGCATCGGCCAGCGCTGCTGGGGCCGCCGGTGCCACCAGAACTGGCATCGGCCGGGTGGCGAAGCTTTCGCGCGCCAGCGCTTTGCTGTCGATCTGCCTGGCTTGCTCGACCTGCACGCGAGCTTGCTCCGCCATGGGTGCGGCTGCCGGCCGGGCGGACGAGTGGGTGTTGGGCGTCTCGGATTGTGTACCGCCGCAGGCCGCCAAGCCCAGCAACAGGCCGCACAGCAAGGGTTGACGGGCAACGGTAAGGGACGTGGCCATGATGCGTCTCCAGGGAAGGATTGATCCATTCACCGCAGTAGACGCAAGGTTTCGATGATTCGGGTTAACCGCTTAACGAGTAGTAAGTAGCCCGGATGCAATCCGGGGAGGCGTACAAGCCGTTTCCCGGATTACATCCGGGCTACCGCTGGCTTAGCTCAAACCGACTTCCTGGCACAGCTGCGCGGCCAGCATGCCGAGAGTCATCAGCGCACGCTCGGTTTCCCGGTTCCATGGCATGCCGCAGTTCAGGCGGATGCAATGGTTGAACTGCTCGGTATTACTGAAGATCAGCCCCGGCGCGATACTGATACCTTGCTGCAGGGCGCGCATGTGCAGGTCCTTGGTATTCACCCGTGCCGGTAGGCTGATCCACAGGATAAAACCGCCCTTGGGCCGGGTCATCTGCGTGCCCTCGGGGAAAAACTGCTGCACCGCCAGCTGGAAGGCGCTGAGGTTTTTGCGGTACTCCTGACGGATGTAGCGCAAATGGCGGTCGTAACCACCGTTTTCCAGGTACGCGGTCACGCCCATCTGCGTGACGCTGCATGCCGAATAAGTGCTGAAGGTTTGTAACCGCTCGATCTCCGCCTGATGCTTGCCGGCGATGATCCAGCCGATGCGCACCCCGGGTGAGAGGGTTTTCGAGAAGCTCGAGCAGTACACCACGCGTCCCTCGCGATCCTGCGATTTCAGCGCCTTGGTGGGTCCCGGCTCGAACATCAGTTCGCCATAGATATCGTCCTCGATGATCTGAATATCGAAGTCCTTGGCCAGGCGCAGCAGCTGTTTCTGCCGGTCCTCGGGAATGGTGCCACCGAGCGGATTGGAGAGCCGGGCAGTAAGCACCAGCGCCTTGACCGGCCACTGGTTGGCCGCCAGTTGCAGGGCCTCCAGACTGATGCCGGTGGTCGGGTCGCTGGGGATCTCGATGACCTTGAGGCCCAGCAGGTCGGCCAGTTGCAGCAGGCCGTAATAGGTCGGCGATTCAGCGGCGATCAGGTCGCCCGGCTTGGTCAACACCCGCAGCGACATCTGCAGCGCATCCACGCAGCCGTGGGTGATCACTACTTCGGCCGGATCGACCACCACGCCGGCATCGCGCATGCGGATCGCCACCTGACGGCGCAGCGGCTCGAAACCGGGGCTGAACATGTAGCTGAAGGCGCGCGGGCTCTGAAACCGCGTGACCTTGGCCAGTTGCTGATGCAGCGCGCGCACGGGCAGATAATCGACATGCGGCACGGCGGCACCGAAAGGTAAGACCCCCTCGCGGCGCGCCTCGGTGAGCACCTGATTGATGATGCTGCTGCGGGTCACCAGACCCGGACGCTCGACCCGAGCGATATCTGGAGTCAGCGCGGTGAGGGCTGGGGTTTCGTGGACGTAGTAGCCGGATTGCGGGCGCGCGCGAATCAGGCCCTGATCTTCCAGATTGGCATAGGCCTGAAGCACCGTGGCGTGGCTGACACTGAGCTGCTGACTCATCTTGCGTACCGATGGCACTCGCTCGCCCGGCTGAAATACGCCACGGCGAATGTCCTCGGCCAATTGCTGAGCAATACGCTGATAGAGCAACAGATTAGTCATGCGCGCTTCCCTCCGATCACTGGACCGATACAGTAGCGGAACTCACCAAAATTGCACCGGTACAGATTGGGGGATTGTCAGCGATACAGAGCGCGTGCGGCCAATACCGTATCGCTCTAAAACGGGTGTTCTGGGCAGCCTTGGCAATATTTGCGAGCGGCGCGGCGCGCGCGGCCCATATTGAATTCCGGCCAACTGTATCGCGCCGCTGCCGCTCCGGTTGACGGGTCGATTCAGCGTACGGTGAAACGCTGGTCGGCTAGCTTGCGATCGCCCTGAAACACCAGGAAGCGCCATTCGCCAGGCACCATCTCGTATTGCTCGCTGAACTCGAAGGCCATGATGTCCTGCGGCGCGCCGGCGACCATTTTCTGCACCAGCTCGAACTTGTCGTGGCGCACGCCATCCGGCGTGGTCAGGCCCGGCGTCAGATACAGCAGGGTCAGCGGCGTATCGTCGACACGTTTGCCGCTCAGGCTGAAGCGCAGGCCAAACTTGGTGCCGAGTTGCGCCGGGATCACTTCGCTGCGCTCGATCTGCTGATTGCTGCGCATCAGCACGCGCTCACCGGGCTGCAGGTCTTTCGCCTGACTGATGAAAATGCCGTACTCGACCGGTCCATCGACGCGCACTTCGGCTTGGGCCATTTCGGCGTGGACCAGACCGGTCATCGACAACAACGCAGCCAGCACACTCAAACGGGGATATCGCATCACGCACTCCTTGATTGGGATGGCGCGAGGCTATGACGATGGCATGACAGTCTGATGACAGCCTGAAGGCCGCCCGCCGTCAGCGCTGCGCCTTGCGCGGCAGGATGGCGAGAAAATTGTCGCGGGCGACCTTGCGTGCCACCACTTCGGGTAGCGCATCGAGAAATGGGTCGAAGCCGTGCATCAGCTCGCCAAGGCTGTCGAAGCGGCCGACCACATCGGAACCGACCATGAAGCGCTCGGGATAGCGAGTGACCAGCTCGAGCCACTCAGCATCGGGCCGGCCCTGCGCGTCGAGTAGATAGGGCGTGAGCAACGACCAGGACAGATCGATATACAGATTCGGATAAGCCTCGAGCAGCCGCTGCAAGGTCGGCAGAAGGAATTCCAGCTTGGGCTGATGGCGGTGGATTTCCATGCTGCTACCGGCGTGGGCCCAGATGAAGCGCACATGCGGATGGTTACGCAGCGGCTCCTCGACTTCCTTGAGGTACAGCGGATTGCGCTCGCGCTTGGAGGTGATGTTGGCGTGCAGCAGCACCGGCAGGTCGTACTCGGCTGCCAAGTGGTAGACGCGAATCATCGCCTCGTTATTGGCGCGCGGGGTGCTGCCTTCGATCAATGAGGTGAGATCGTCGTGGCGCGTGAACACTTCGCCGATGCCCTGCCAGAGGCCGGGGTCGAGCTCGAGCATGCGCCGAATATGCGCATCGGAGTTCTTGTCGTTGGGATTGAAGCCGGACAGGAATGGATGCAAGCGCCGGCGCTGCTCGGCTGGCAATTGCTTGAGCGCCGCCGCGACGATCACATCGGTAGCGCTATACCAATAGGCGGCCGCGTCGTCGCCGGCGTAATAGCGCGGTCGCTTGGGTTCATCCTCATGCCATTTCTTGGCCACCGGAATGCCGGAAAGCATGACGTGCTCGATGTTATTGGCGTCCATCGCGGCAAGCAGCTTGGTCATGCCTTCGCTTTCCTGGAAGAAGTCCACGTAATGCAGATGGGCATCGCTGTAGCGGTAATCGCGCGCCTCGGCGCTGAATACGCAGAGGCATATCAGCAACATGAGAATCGAACGGAAAACGATCAAACCTGTCCTCCTTGAGCGGTTTTGCGCAGTGGTAGACCCGTTGCGCAGGAGCGTGGTTCATGGATTGTTGAACCGCGAGGCCACCGGGTATGCTGGCACTTTAGCTATGGATCAACGGATGTCCATGCTCTGCCGCCTCTCCTGCCTGTGCCTGGCCCTGCTCGCCGCTTTTGCGGTCGCGGCAAGCGAGTACCTGACCTATCCACTGCATCAGCGCGGGGTAAATCCGCAAACCTACGCAGTCGAGTTGCTCCGTCTGGCCCTGGAGAAAGGCGGCGGCGACTACCTGCTGCAAGCCTCGCCGCAGCCCATGTCGCCGAGCAGAGCTCGCTATTCGCTGGAGCACAACGACAACCAAGTGCAGGTCATCTGGACGATGACCACCCGCGAGCGTGAAGCCACGCTGCTGCCGATCCGCATCCCGATCTACAAAGGCCTGATTGGCTGGCGCATTCCACTGATCCGCGGCGATCAGCGCGAGTTACTGGCCAATATCAGTGATCGCGCCGCGCTGGCCACGCTACGCATTGGCCAGCGCAGCGACTGGCCAGACACCGCCATCCTGCGCGCCAATGGTCAGCAGGTAGAAGTCAGCCCGGCCTATCCAGGCTTGTTCGATATGCTCGCCGCCAAGCGTTTCGATCTGTTCCCGCTGGAAGCCGTGATGGTCCAGCAGGAACAGCAACGCGTCAGCGCCGAGGGCCTGAACATCGCCATCGACAAACATTTGGTGCTGCACTACCCCAGCGCCCTCTACTACTTCACCTCGCGCCAGCGGCCGGAGCTGGCCGAAACCATTCGCCGCGGCCTGGAAGCAGCCATCACCGACGGCAGCTTCGAGCGTCTGTTCCAGAGTTACTTCGCGCTGACGCTAAAGCAGCTGCATCTGCCTCAGCGCCGGGTGATCGAACTGGACAATCCGCTGCTGCCTGACACCCTGCCCCTCGACCGACCCGAACTCTGGTATCACCCTTAACCGGCCCGCCGCCTGCCGCTGTAGTGCGCCTTGCTTGCAATGGCCAAGCACCCGTTATGCTCTGTGCACAACCTGCCGCGAGAGCTGCTCATGACCAACCTGATCCTGATCCAACCGCGCGCCGAGGATGTCGAAGGCCAGCCGATCCTGCGTCTGCTGCCGTCAGCGCTACGCCGGAGCGTCGGCCCCTTCGTGTTCTTCGACCATATGCTGGCGACCGCCTATGCGCCCGGTCGCGGGGTGAATATCCGCCAGCATCCGCATATTGGCCTGTCCACCCTCACCTATTTATTTGAGGGCGAATTGCGGCACAAAGACAGCCTCGGCTCCGACCAGCAGGTGAAACCCGGCGATGTCAGCTGGATGACCGCTGGCCGCGGCGTCGCCCACGTCGAGCGCACGCCGGAGTCGTTGCTGCGTAGCGGCTCGCGCCTACATGGCCTGCAGCTGTGGCTGGCTCTGCCGGAAGTCGACGAACAGGGCGAACCGAGCTACAGCCATCATCCCGCTGCCAGCCTGCCGGTCAGCGAAGCCCTCGGGGTGCGCATCTGCCTGATCGCCGGCCAAGGCTTCTGCCTGCAATCGCCAGTACCGGTACGCTCGCCGACGCTGTACGCCGAACTACAGCTGGACGCCGGTGCCACGCTGGCGATTCCTGACGAACATCCGGAGCGCGCGGTGTATCTGCTCGAAGGGGAAGTCTTGCTGGACGACGAACCGCTGCCAATGCACGGCATGCTCGTGTTGCCAGAGGGCGAAACCTTCACCCTCAGCGCTTGCACGGGCAGTCGACTGGTGATGATCGGCGGCGCGCCGCTCGGCCCGCGGCGCATGAACTGGAACTTCCTCGCCAGCGACCCGGCACTGATCGAGCAAGCCAAACAGCGCTGGGCCGCCGGTGATTGGCCGCCGGTCCCGGGCGAGATCGAACGCATCGAGTTGCCACGTTGATCGCCGGTGTTTTGCCCAGATCGCGAATGCACCGGCATTTGTAGGTTGGCGCTGAGCGCAGCGATGCCCAACAACCGGCAATGGGTATCGCTGCGCTCCACCTACGCAGCCCGGCCCTGGCCTGATCGCGAATGAATTCGCTCCTACACGCCATGGAAAGTGTCAGGCAAATACTTCGTCGAGCAAGGCATACATCGCCGCAAATGCACGCTTGGCGATCTTCGCGTCGTATTGCATCTTGCCCGGCACATTGGCTTGCGGGTCGGTGAAGGAATGGCACGCGCCGCCATAGCTGGTGAGCTGCCAGTCGACATTGACGGCAGTCATTTCCGCGGCGAAATCGGTCAGTTGCGTGCGCGGTACCAGCGGATCGGAGGCGCCATCGAGCACCAGCACCGCACCTTGGATGTTCTTCTCGTCCGCCGGATCTTGGGTGCTCAACGTGCCGTGGAACGACACGCTAGCCCGCAACGCCGCACCGGAACGTGCTAATTCCAGGGCGCAGTGGCCACCAAAACAGAAGCCGAATGCGGCTAGCCGGGAGGTATCGAGCGCCACGTCAGGCTGCGCCTTGAAGGTTTCCAGGGCGGCCTGCATGCGCTGCCGCAGCGCGCCGGCCTTGTCGATGACGGTCATCATCGCCGCGCTGGCGGCGGTGGCGTCCTGCGGCCGTACGCCTTCGCCGTAGAGGTCGGCGATAAACACCACATAACCCTGCGCGACGACCTGCTTGGCGATTTCAATGGCGCCATCGCCGATCCCCATCCAGTTCGGCGCCATCAACAAGCCGGGACGTGGCTGTTGCACGGCGGCATCGAATAGCAGCTGACCTTCGAAGTCCTGTCCCCCGACGATGTAACTGACGGGGCGATTGCTGATCTGACTCATGTTGCCTCCTAGGAACGGTTGACCGGCTCAATCGCCGGCGAATCTCTCGTCAAAAAGATCGTTCATGGCCCGATAGGCCCGGGCCGTAACTTGCGGATTATATTGATTGCGGCCCGGGACTTTGGCATCCGGATCGGTGAACGAATGCACCGCATTGCCATAGCTGACCAGTTGCCAATCGGCCTTGGCCGCGCTCATTTCGGCAATGAAAGCGCTCACCTGCGCTGGCGGTACCGAAGGATCATCCGCGCCATGCAAGACCAGCACGGGGGCTTTGATCTGCTGCGCATCCTGCGGATTGGGGGTGTCGAGGTTGCCATGGAAGGACACGAAGGCCTTGAGCGGCGCTCCCGAGCGCGCCAGTTCGAGAATCGTCCCGCCGCCGAAGCAGAAGCCGATGGCGGCGAGTTTTCCGCTGTCCAGCGCCACCTCCTTCTGCCCGCTCAGCACGTCAGCCGCCGCCTGCGCACGCTTGCGCATCAGCGGCCGATCGTCACGCACGGCAGTCGCCGCGGCTTTGGCCTGCTCGGGATTTTGCGGACGAATCGCTTTGCCATACATGTCGGCGACAAAGATCACGTAGCGGTCTGCGGCAATCAGCTTGGCCTGGCGCACCGCCGCGTCGCTGACGCCCATCCAGTTGGGCACCAGCAACAGTCCTGGGCGCGGATTTCTTACCGCATCGTCATAGACCAGCACGCCTTCGAAGGGCTGCCCGTCGATCTGGTAAGCCAGTGGTTTGCTTTGCACTGCGGCCTGCGCGTGGCCGGCCAGCCCAGCCAGACCGGCGAATAACAGCGGCATGAATCGATTCATGGCCTGCTCTCCTGCAATAAGGGGAATACACAGGGTAGCCGCTGTCCATGGCATTACCGGGTAGGAACCGCCGCGCAATAAAAAAGCCGCCTACCGGTAGCGGTAGGCGGCTTCTTCAACACTCAGCCAGGTATTACGCGGACAGTTCGACCAGCAGCTTGTTGAGGCGGCGCACGTAAGCGGCCGGGTCTTTCAGGCTGTCGCCGGCAGCCAGGGCGGCCTGGTCGAAGAGGATGCGCGACAACTCGCCGAAGCGCTCCTCGTCCGGCTCGGCGTCCAGCTTCTCGATCAGAGGATGCGCCGGATTGAACTCGAAGATCGGCTTCGAGTCCGGCACTTTCTGTCCACTGGCTTCGAGAATCTGGCGCATCTGCAGGCCAAGATCCTGCTCGCCAATCGCCAGAATCGCCGGCGAGTCGGTCAGGCGATGCGACACCCGGACTTCGGCAACTTCTTCACCCAGCGCGGTTTTCAGGCGTTCGACCAGACCTTCTTTGGCCTTGGCGACTTCTTCCTGGGCTTTTTTGTCCTCTTCCGAGTCCAGCTTGCCGAGATCGAGATCGCCACGGGCGACATCGACGAACTGCTTGCCGTCGAACTCGGTGAGGTAGCTCATCAGCCACTCGTCGATGCGGTCGGTGAGCAGCAATACCTCGATGCCTTTCTTGCGGAAGACCTCCAGGTGTGGGCTGTTCTTGACCTGCGCATAGCTCTCGCCAGTCAGGTAGTAGACCTTGTCCTGGGCTTCCTTGACGCGGCCCAGATAGTCGGCCAGCGAGACGCTTTGCTCACCGCTTTCATCGCTGGTGGAGGCGAAGCGCAGCAGGCTGGCGATCTTCTCCTTGTTAGCGAAGTCTTCCGCCGGGCCTTCTTTGAGCACCTGCCCGAAGTTCTTCCAGAAGCCCTTGTATTGCTCCGGTTCGTTCTTCGCCAGCTTCTCGAGCATGTCGAGTACGCGCTTGGTCAACGCCGACTTCATCGAGTCGATCACCGGGTCCTTCTGCAGGATCTCGCGCGAGACGTTCAGCGACAGGTCGTTGGAATCGACCACGCCCTTGATGAAGCGCAGGTACAGCGGCAGGAACTCGTCGGCCTGGTCCATGATGAACACGCGCTGCACATACAGTTTGAGGCCCTTGGGCGCCTCGCGCTGGTATAAGTCGAATGGCGCACGGCCCGGCACGTAGAGCAGCGAGCTGTACTCCAGCTTGCCCTCGACCTTGTTGTGACTCCAGGCCAGCGGGTTGTCGAAGTCATGGGCGACGTGCTTGTAGAACTCCTGGTATTCCTCGTCTTTCACTTCGGTGCGCGGACGGGTCCACAGCGCGCTAGCGCGGTTGACGGTCTCCCATTCGGCTTCCGCCGGCTTGTCCTTCTCCTCACCGTGGTGCTCTTTCGGCAGTTCGATCGGCAGCGCGATGTGGTCGGAATACTTTTTGACGATGTTGCGCAGGCGCCAACCATCGGCGAACTCTTCTTCGCCGCTTTTCAGATGCAGGACGATGCGCGTGCCGCGTTCGGCCTTGTCGACGGTGGCGACTTCGAAATCACCCTCGCCTTTCGATGACCAATGCACGCCTTCGCCAGCCGGTAAGCCCGCACGGCGACTGAAGACGTCGACTTTGTCG is from Pseudomonas sp. LS44 and encodes:
- a CDS encoding amidohydrolase family protein, translating into MLLICLCVFSAEARDYRYSDAHLHYVDFFQESEGMTKLLAAMDANNIEHVMLSGIPVAKKWHEDEPKRPRYYAGDDAAAYWYSATDVIVAAALKQLPAEQRRRLHPFLSGFNPNDKNSDAHIRRMLELDPGLWQGIGEVFTRHDDLTSLIEGSTPRANNEAMIRVYHLAAEYDLPVLLHANITSKRERNPLYLKEVEEPLRNHPHVRFIWAHAGSSMEIHRHQPKLEFLLPTLQRLLEAYPNLYIDLSWSLLTPYLLDAQGRPDAEWLELVTRYPERFMVGSDVVGRFDSLGELMHGFDPFLDALPEVVARKVARDNFLAILPRKAQR
- a CDS encoding VOC family protein, whose amino-acid sequence is MPALQKISPCLWFDDQAEQAAKFYTGIFNNSRIVTISHYGEAGQEIHGRPAGSVMTVAFELDGQLFTALNGGPVFTFNEAISLQVFCATQAELDYCWARLAEGGPVEAQQCGWVKDKYGVSWQIVPSTLMDLVSDADREKSQRVMTALLQMKKLDIAELERAYAG
- a CDS encoding RNA polymerase sigma factor, producing the protein MPGDAQLLQRYRSGDSEAFGVLYARHRLGLFRFLCGLCGDPALAEEVFQDTWLSLIRSDSELREAVQFKTWLYQIARNRLIDHWRKQGRHQALHDQYDEQQHGEPDTSSSPDQQLGLARDQQRLQAALDDLPAEQREVFLLRAHGNLELGEIAELTHTPAETVKSRLRYAVQKLRRLLADPTVAEELSV
- a CDS encoding PLP-dependent aminotransferase family protein, with protein sequence MTNLLLYQRIAQQLAEDIRRGVFQPGERVPSVRKMSQQLSVSHATVLQAYANLEDQGLIRARPQSGYYVHETPALTALTPDIARVERPGLVTRSSIINQVLTEARREGVLPFGAAVPHVDYLPVRALHQQLAKVTRFQSPRAFSYMFSPGFEPLRRQVAIRMRDAGVVVDPAEVVITHGCVDALQMSLRVLTKPGDLIAAESPTYYGLLQLADLLGLKVIEIPSDPTTGISLEALQLAANQWPVKALVLTARLSNPLGGTIPEDRQKQLLRLAKDFDIQIIEDDIYGELMFEPGPTKALKSQDREGRVVYCSSFSKTLSPGVRIGWIIAGKHQAEIERLQTFSTYSACSVTQMGVTAYLENGGYDRHLRYIRQEYRKNLSAFQLAVQQFFPEGTQMTRPKGGFILWISLPARVNTKDLHMRALQQGISIAPGLIFSNTEQFNHCIRLNCGMPWNRETERALMTLGMLAAQLCQEVGLS
- a CDS encoding DUF3859 domain-containing protein is translated as MRYPRLSVLAALLSMTGLVHAEMAQAEVRVDGPVEYGIFISQAKDLQPGERVLMRSNQQIERSEVIPAQLGTKFGLRFSLSGKRVDDTPLTLLYLTPGLTTPDGVRHDKFELVQKMVAGAPQDIMAFEFSEQYEMVPGEWRFLVFQGDRKLADQRFTVR
- a CDS encoding VWA domain-containing protein gives rise to the protein MATSLTVARQPLLCGLLLGLAACGGTQSETPNTHSSARPAAAPMAEQARVQVEQARQIDSKALARESFATRPMPVLVAPAAPAALADAMTSGYRDVYREQYQQLADNPVQAVADAPVSTFSIDVDTGSYANVRRLLNDGRLPPAEAVRLEELVNYFPYAYPLPQGDALFGDAPFGVSTELAITPWNPQSRLLRVAIKASDTTIERLPPANLVFLVDVSGSMDRREGLPLVQSTLKLLVDQLRGEDKVSLVVYAGESRVVLQPTSGTDKAKIHAAIEQLSAGGSTAGESGIKLAYQQAQQGFIEGGINRILLATDGDFNVGISDFETLKQLAADKRKSGVSLTTLGFATDNYNERLMEQLADAGDGNYAYIDNLREARKVLVEQLASTLAVVARDVKLQVEFNPAQVSEYRLLGYENRALKREDFSNDKVDAGEIGAGHVVTALYEIVPVGAKGWLEPLRYQRAQASASTDSELAWLRIRYKAPQGGASKLLEVPIKAAAVQPIAESSDDLRFAAAVAAFAQQLKGGQYTGAFDFAETIALARTAKGDDRFGLRAEFIQLAELAGSLHTSTGNTSSASLPTTSKVQ
- a CDS encoding ABC transporter substrate-binding protein; amino-acid sequence: MSMLCRLSCLCLALLAAFAVAASEYLTYPLHQRGVNPQTYAVELLRLALEKGGGDYLLQASPQPMSPSRARYSLEHNDNQVQVIWTMTTREREATLLPIRIPIYKGLIGWRIPLIRGDQRELLANISDRAALATLRIGQRSDWPDTAILRANGQQVEVSPAYPGLFDMLAAKRFDLFPLEAVMVQQEQQRVSAEGLNIAIDKHLVLHYPSALYYFTSRQRPELAETIRRGLEAAITDGSFERLFQSYFALTLKQLHLPQRRVIELDNPLLPDTLPLDRPELWYHP